Proteins co-encoded in one Podarcis muralis chromosome 12, rPodMur119.hap1.1, whole genome shotgun sequence genomic window:
- the TAC1 gene encoding protachykinin-1 isoform X1 encodes MMKYLAVLTVLFLVSAQAFAEELGDNEELNYWSDWSDGDQNKEELPLPFEHFLQRIARRPRPQQFYGLMGKRDSGYSPLSHKRHKTDSFVGLMGKRSLDSGSSEWNAAQMYERRRK; translated from the exons ATGATGAAATACTTGGCGGTTTTGACCGTGCTGTTCCTAGTCTCGGCTCAAGCCTTTGCGGAAGAGCTGGGAGACAACGAGGAGCTGAATTACTGGTCGGACTGGTCCGATGGCGACCAAAACAAG GAGGAGTTGCCTTTACCCTTTGAGCACTTCCTCCAGAGAATTGCCAGGCGACCAAGACCTCAGCAATTCTACGGCTTAATGGGCAAACGAGATTCTG gATACAGCCCTCTCTCCCATAAAA GACATAAAACAGATTCATTTGTTGGACTCATGGGCAAAAGATCTTTAGATTCTG GATCTTCTGAATGGAATGCAGCGCAGATGTACGAAAGGAGACGTAAATGA
- the TAC1 gene encoding protachykinin-1 isoform X2, with protein MMKYLAVLTVLFLVSAQAFAEELGDNEELNYWSDWSDGDQNKEELPLPFEHFLQRIARRPRPQQFYGLMGKRDSGYSPLSHKRSSEWNAAQMYERRRK; from the exons ATGATGAAATACTTGGCGGTTTTGACCGTGCTGTTCCTAGTCTCGGCTCAAGCCTTTGCGGAAGAGCTGGGAGACAACGAGGAGCTGAATTACTGGTCGGACTGGTCCGATGGCGACCAAAACAAG GAGGAGTTGCCTTTACCCTTTGAGCACTTCCTCCAGAGAATTGCCAGGCGACCAAGACCTCAGCAATTCTACGGCTTAATGGGCAAACGAGATTCTG gATACAGCCCTCTCTCCCATAAAA GATCTTCTGAATGGAATGCAGCGCAGATGTACGAAAGGAGACGTAAATGA